From Candidatus Omnitrophota bacterium, a single genomic window includes:
- a CDS encoding OmpH family outer membrane protein has protein sequence MTGQMIKYCVKVVTVVTVLAVCAGPLAFAEGKIGYVDLRKAFYEYEKANSLDKQLTDLTEKRQNERKTKIDAITKLREEAELLSPEAKSKKQTEIDLKLVQLQEFDREARQELLTKKNDMFKEVITDIQNVVDDFGKKGDYDYILDSRNIMFSKPEFDMTDQVIKQLNKK, from the coding sequence ATGACGGGGCAGATGATAAAATATTGTGTGAAAGTAGTAACAGTAGTTACAGTTTTGGCTGTTTGCGCGGGGCCGTTAGCTTTCGCGGAAGGGAAAATAGGTTATGTCGATCTTAGAAAGGCTTTTTATGAATATGAGAAAGCCAACTCACTTGACAAGCAGCTCACAGACCTTACGGAAAAACGCCAGAACGAGAGAAAGACCAAGATAGACGCGATCACCAAGCTGAGGGAAGAGGCCGAACTCCTGAGCCCGGAAGCAAAAAGCAAGAAACAGACCGAGATCGATCTCAAGTTGGTACAGCTTCAGGAATTTGATAGAGAGGCCAGGCAGGAACTTCTCACGAAAAAGAACGATATGTTCAAAGAGGTAATAACCGACATACAGAACGTAGTGGATGATTTCGGTAAAAAAGGCGACTATGATTATATCCTTGATTCAAGGAATATCATGTTCTCAAAGCCCGAATTCGATATGACGGACCAGGTCATAAAACAGCTTAACAAAAAGTGA
- the lpxC gene encoding UDP-3-O-acyl-N-acetylglucosamine deacetylase, giving the protein MSRQATIERDVSFSGISLQEGKKVEIICRPAPAGTGIVFIRTDIGPDARIPLNEKTISTGPDRRTTLSVPGAEVQTIEHFMSVLWCLSIDNIYVELNAEEMPAMDGSAGGFLEVLRPAGRKEQDRPRRIIEINKEFRVEKNGAYVAVYPAEGFVVSYSIDYGIPSIPSEKMEVELSPSVFEKEILPARTFCLKEEAEMLLKAGLGKGATFENTLVMAADGPVDTKLRFSNEPLRHKMLDLVGDLYLTGRPLKGRIEAVRSGHRLNAEMVRYLYREYNAQ; this is encoded by the coding sequence ATGTCGAGACAGGCGACCATAGAAAGGGATGTCAGTTTTTCCGGGATCTCCCTGCAGGAAGGGAAAAAGGTCGAGATCATCTGCAGGCCAGCCCCGGCCGGGACGGGTATAGTCTTTATCCGGACCGACATAGGCCCTGATGCCCGGATCCCCCTGAACGAGAAGACGATATCCACCGGACCCGACAGGAGGACCACGCTAAGTGTTCCCGGCGCGGAAGTTCAGACCATCGAACATTTCATGTCAGTATTATGGTGCCTTTCCATCGATAATATATATGTAGAGCTTAACGCGGAGGAGATGCCGGCCATGGATGGCAGCGCCGGCGGGTTTCTTGAGGTGCTGAGACCGGCTGGTAGGAAAGAACAGGACCGGCCACGACGGATCATCGAGATAAACAAGGAATTCCGGGTCGAAAAGAACGGGGCTTATGTGGCGGTGTATCCGGCGGAAGGGTTCGTAGTCTCATATTCCATAGACTATGGAATACCCTCTATCCCTTCCGAAAAGATGGAAGTCGAACTTTCTCCGTCCGTGTTCGAGAAAGAAATACTGCCGGCCAGGACCTTTTGTCTCAAGGAAGAGGCGGAAATGCTCCTCAAGGCGGGACTCGGCAAAGGGGCGACGTTCGAGAATACACTTGTAATGGCCGCGGACGGGCCTGTTGATACAAAGCTAAGGTTCAGCAATGAGCCTTTAAGGCATAAGATGCTTGATCTTGTCGGGGACCTGTACCTTACAGGACGTCCGCTAAAGGGCAGGATCGAAGCCGTAAGGTCGGGACACAGGCTTAACGCTGAAATGGTCCGATATCTGTACCGGGAATATAACGCGCAATGA
- the fabZ gene encoding 3-hydroxyacyl-ACP dehydratase FabZ — protein sequence MEKKVLDVKKIMSFIPHRYPFLLVDRVIDYEKDKWITAIKNVTINESFFQGHFPGEPIMPGVLQIEALAQVGGILALMSDDESDTSEKLAFFMTINNAKFRKPVVPGDQLTMKVEIVKRVRKNIVQTHGKVLVDDTVTCEADLMFSIFDKK from the coding sequence ATGGAAAAAAAGGTATTGGATGTAAAGAAGATCATGTCATTTATACCGCACAGATACCCGTTCCTTCTGGTCGACCGGGTCATCGATTACGAAAAGGACAAGTGGATCACGGCTATAAAGAACGTGACCATCAACGAGTCTTTTTTTCAGGGACATTTCCCGGGCGAGCCGATAATGCCGGGTGTGTTGCAGATCGAAGCTTTGGCACAGGTTGGCGGCATACTGGCGTTGATGTCCGACGATGAAAGTGATACTTCCGAAAAACTGGCCTTTTTCATGACGATCAATAACGCTAAGTTCAGAAAACCTGTGGTGCCCGGAGACCAGCTCACCATGAAGGTGGAGATAGTCAAAAGGGTGAGAAAGAACATAGTGCAGACCCACGGTAAGGTGCTGGTGGATGACACGGTAACATGTGAAGCCGACCTTATGTTCAGCATTTTCGACAAAAAATAA
- the lpxI gene encoding UDP-2,3-diacylglucosamine diphosphatase LpxI (LpxI, functionally equivalent to LpxH, replaces it in LPS biosynthesis in a minority of bacteria.), with protein sequence MDKIGIIAGKGALPMEFLDEARQDGRKITVFALQGITDKTITEHAEKVYWLKVGEFKKFAFLLIRDRIKQLALLGKVDKSILYREHGQDDEYRKSYARIGDTKDYSILQEVTRRLGFIGVSVMDSTVYLKHLLPEKGFLGSVRPDDTTEKDISFGYDIAKKISGMDIGQTVVVKGGTIVAVEAIEGTDETIKRAGALAGSGCVMVKVSRPHQDMRWDVPTIGADTIRTLVENKFKALAIESGRMFVMDRQQVADMSGQADITIKVI encoded by the coding sequence ATGGATAAGATCGGTATAATAGCCGGTAAAGGCGCTCTCCCCATGGAATTCCTGGATGAAGCGCGGCAGGATGGCCGGAAAATAACGGTCTTTGCACTGCAAGGCATCACGGATAAGACGATCACGGAGCATGCTGAAAAAGTGTATTGGCTAAAAGTGGGTGAATTCAAGAAATTCGCGTTCCTTTTGATACGGGACAGGATCAAACAGCTTGCTCTTCTTGGTAAGGTGGATAAGTCCATACTTTACCGCGAGCACGGACAGGATGACGAATACAGGAAAAGCTATGCCCGTATAGGGGACACCAAGGATTACTCCATACTGCAGGAGGTCACGCGAAGACTGGGCTTTATCGGGGTAAGCGTGATGGATAGCACGGTATATCTTAAACATTTGCTGCCCGAAAAAGGGTTTCTTGGAAGTGTAAGGCCTGATGATACCACGGAAAAAGATATCAGCTTTGGATACGATATCGCGAAAAAGATATCAGGTATGGATATCGGCCAAACGGTCGTAGTGAAGGGCGGGACCATCGTAGCTGTCGAAGCCATAGAGGGGACTGACGAAACGATAAAGCGCGCAGGGGCCCTTGCCGGTTCCGGGTGTGTCATGGTAAAGGTAAGTCGTCCCCATCAGGATATGAGGTGGGATGTGCCCACGATAGGGGCCGATACGATAAGAACGCTTGTTGAGAACAAGTTCAAGGCCCTCGCGATAGAAAGCGGCCGAATGTTCGTGATGGACAGGCAACAAGTGGCGGACATGTCGGGACAGGCGGATATTACGATCAAGGTTATTTGA